In the Nocardia asteroides genome, TGCCCAGTGCGAAGTAGAGGATGCTGCGCGCGTTCACCGAGGGCTCACGTGCGGCGCCGGGACTCGTTCAGGGTGTCGGCGAGGGTCCGGTTCATCTCGGCGGCGGCGGCGAGCTGCTGCTGCAGCAGCGCCACCTTGCGGCGCAGCGCCGCCGCGTCCATCCGCTCCAGGCTCGGCCCCTCGGCGGCCCGCACCCAGTTGCGCACCGAGTTGGTGTGCACGCCGATCTGATCGGCCACCACCCGGCACGCCTCCGACTCGCTGCTCAGCGTGCTCG is a window encoding:
- a CDS encoding transposase, yielding MMPHRSYRRVSPEVRQAAVQQVLALASTLSSESEACRVVADQIGVHTNSVRNWVRAAEGPSLERMDAAALRRKVALLQQQLAAAAEMNRTLADTLNESRRRT